Proteins encoded in a region of the Triticum dicoccoides isolate Atlit2015 ecotype Zavitan chromosome 3A, WEW_v2.0, whole genome shotgun sequence genome:
- the LOC119270030 gene encoding uncharacterized protein LOC119270030, translated as MATTAAAAALSCSCSPSPSPSSTLLLRRTVSAFHRRPAHAGTRRPRLAPLHVVDDSKEVETRSETDRLVDGLNFGELCNDFECISSPYVESTARQIARDILEIRQDNRALSCYAVAVKYKDPLRSFVGREKYKRPLWITEALEKPIVTVQEMSMQSTSSLTIKWTLRGKPKNAFFAAAGGELVVRVDSQFILNQISGQVLEHFESWDLSASSPLAQAYFWFSRRVYSTVEAGKDTIEAAKGLASRLNKDDNIEVYPDPLGDPTKFFTRPDDLNQDVVQIGLFLAVLYFIVQFLKTTL; from the exons atggccaccaccgccgccgccgccgctctctcctgctcctgctccccgtCCCCGTCCCCTTCCTCCACGCTCCTCCTCCGGCGAACCGTCTCCGCCTTCCACCGCCGACCTGCCCATGCCGGCACCCGCCGCCCCCGCCTCGCCCCCTTGCACG TGGTGGACGACTCCAAGGAGGTGGAGACGAGGTCGGAGACGGACAGGCTGGTGGACGGCCTGAACTTCGGGGAGCTGTGCAACGACTTCGAGTGCATAAGCAGCCCGTACGTGGAGTCCACGGCCAGGCAGATCGCCAGGGACATCCTCGAGATCCGCCAGGACAACCGCGCCCTCAGCTGCTACGCCGTCGCCGTCAAGTACAAG GATCCTCTCAGGTCATTTGTTGGGCGTGAGAAGTACAAGAGGCCATTGTGGATCACCGAGGCCCTGGAAAAACCTATAGTG ACAGTCCAGGAAATGTCAATGCAATCCACAAGCAGTCTGACCATCAAGTGGACACTGAGGGGGAAACCCAAGAACGCCTTCTTCGCGGCCGCGGGAGGGGAGCTGGTCGTCCGTGTCGACTCGCAGTTCATCCTAAACCAGATCAGCGGGCAGGTGCTGGAGCACTTTGAGTCGTGGGACCTCTCTGCGTCGTCCCCTCTCGCCCAGGCCTACTTCTGGTTTTCCAGGAGGGTTTACTCCACCGTGGAGGCCGGCAAGGACACGATCGAGGCCGCCAAGGGCTTGGCGTCCCGGCTGAACAAGGACGATAATATTGAGGTCTATCCCGACCCTCTGGGAGATCCGACGAAG TTCTTTACGAGGCCTGATGATCTGAACCAGGACGTGGTTCAGATTGGGCTCTTCCTGGCCGTTCTCTACTTCATTGTACAGTTCCTGAAAACGACTCTGTGA
- the LOC119270031 gene encoding thioredoxin F, chloroplastic-like — MALRLSVSSPQSTASSPAISSCRPAACGRFLACVAASQKRSLMVVSGADARAVAPVKSGGLETATTGADEVEAPTAAVAVTGQVTEVCKDTFWPIVKAAGEKPVVLDMYTQWCGPCKVMAPKFQEMSEKDHDVVFLKLDCNQDNRPLAKELGIRVVPTFKIFKDGKVAKEVTGAKIDELARAIEEVKSS, encoded by the exons ATGGCGTTACGCCTCTCCGTCTCCTCGCCGCAGAGCACGGCCTCGTCGCCGGCCATCTCCTCATGCCGCCCCGCCGCCTGCGGCCGCTTCCTGGCCTGCGTGGCGGCTTCTCAGAAGAGGAGCCTGATGGTGGTGTCTGGCGCTGACGCGAGGGCAGTGGCTCCGGTGAAGTCGGGCGGCTTGGAGACGGCCACGACGGGAGCCGACGAGGTGGAAGCGCCCACAGCGGCGGTGGCGGTGACCGGGCAGGTCACCGAGGTCTGCAAGGACACCTTCTGGCCAATTGTCAAGGCAGCAGGGGAGAAGCCCGTCGTCCTCGACATGTACACCCAATG GTGCGGCCCTTGCAAAGTTATGGCACCAAAATTCCAGGAGATGTCTGAGAAGGACCACGACGTCGTATTCCTCAAGCTCGATTGCAATCAAGACAACAGG CCACTTGCAAAGGAGCTTGGTATAAGGGTTGTACCAACATTCAAGATTTTCAAGGATGGGAAGGTTGCAAAGGAGGTCACTGGTGCGAAGATTGATGAATTAGCGCGTGCCATTGAGGAAGTGAAGTCAAGCTGA
- the LOC119272613 gene encoding putative pentatricopeptide repeat-containing protein At5g37570, whose amino-acid sequence MAARPNRSPRLDHLSRVLASDHPPPPAAAVHARLIRAHGDTPPPVIRSLLNHAIRRLSKPRPHAALRLLLLMPRLPVSPDHFTVPFALNAAASLGLLRLGASLHSVALRLALAPTCLPVANALVALYAKCDDLPAAHAALADIPVPDAVSFNSLLCTHARLASVPAAESLFTSMPSRTQVSWNAMVVVYVNAGDFASAHRVFDEMPTRDSSSWSVLIIGYCKSGSMQSARELFDKMPGKNLVTWTAMINGYAQCGRPKEALALFRELEAAGIEPDAATMVGVISSASQIGSTSLAGWVGTYVDRKRIERNEKVLTALVDMHAKCGNVEQALNAFREIEQPDAYPYTALISGLATHGHAKLALQVFERMQAQAVKPDPITFVGVLTACSHAGLVDRGLDYWEAMVHEYGMNRRADHYACVVDMLGRAGRLEEAFEMVQTMPMGPHPGALGALLSACKTHDNAEIAEVVANKLFELEPRNTGNYILLSSIYAGRGQWEEAERVRSLMKTKLPFKQPGSSWF is encoded by the coding sequence ATGGCGGCCCGCCCAAACCGCAGTCCGCGCCTCGACCACCTCTCCCGCGTCCTCGCCTCCGACCACCCGCCCCCGCCGGCGGCCGCCGTGCACGCGCGCCTCATCCGCGCGCACGGCGACACCCCTCCCCCCGTCATCCGCTCGCTCCTCAACCATGCCATCCGCCGCCTGTCCAAGCCGCGCCCCCACGCCGCGCTGCGCCTGCTCCTCCTCATGCCGCGCCTGCCCGTCTCCCCCGACCACTTCACCGTCCCCTTCGCGCTCAACGCCGCCGCGTCCCTCGGCCTCCTCCGGCTCGGCGCGTCCCTGCACTCCGTCGCGCTCCGCCTCGCGCTCGCCCCCACCTGCCTCCCCGTCGCCAACGCCCTCGTCGCCCTCTACGCCAAGTGCGACGACCTCCCCGCCGCGCACGCCGCGCTCGCCGACATCCCGGTGCCCGACGCCGTCTCGTTCAACTCTCTCCTCTGCACGCACGCCCGCCTCGCCTCCGTGCCCGCCGCCGAGTCGCTCTTCACCTCCATGCCCTCCAGAACCCAGGTCTCCTGGAACGCCATGGTGGTCGTCTACGTCAATGCCGGTGACTTCGCCTCTGCTCAccgggtgtttgatgaaatgcctacGAGGGATTCCTCTTCCTGGTCTGTGTTGATTATTGGATACTGCAAAAGCGGGTCAATGCAGAGCGCCCGGGAGCTGTTCGATAAAATGCCAGGGAAGAATCTTGTGACATGGACAGCAATGATAAATGGGTATGCTCAATGTGGGCGGCCTAAGGAGGCACTAGCATTGTTTAGGGAACTGGAGGCTGCTGGGATTGAGCCAGATGCAGCCACCATGGTCGGAGTTATCTCCTCTGCTTCCCAGATAGGTAGCACATCATTAGCTGGGTGGGTTGGAACCTACGTTGACAGGAAGAGGATTGAAAGGAATGAGAAGGTGCTTACAGCACTGGTAGATATGCATGCCAAGTGCGGGAATGTCGAGCAGGCTCTCAATGCTTTTAGGGAGATTGAACAGCCGGATGCATACCCTTACACTGCACTTATTAGTGGGCTGGCGACTCATGGGCACGCAAAGCTGGCACTTCAAGTGTTTGAACGGATGCAAGCTCAGGCAGTTAAACCTGATCCGATCACTTTCGTCGGTGTGCTTACTGCGTGCAGCCATGCAGGGCTTGTTGATAGAGGGTTGGACTATTGGGAAGCAATGGTGCATGAGTATGGGATGAACCGTCGGGCAGATCACTATGCCTGTGTTGTCGACATGCTTGGTCGTGCAGGGAGGCTTGAGGAGGCTTTTGAGATGGTCCAAACAATGCCGATGGGCCCCCATCCAGGTGCTCTTGGCGCCCTGCTGAGTGCGTGCAAGACACACGACAATGCTGAGATTGCTGAAGTTGTTGCAAATAAGCTTTTTGAGTTGGAACCTCGAAATACTGGGAACTATATACTGCTGTCGAGTATATATGCTGGGAGAGGACAATGGGAGGAGGCAGAAAGAGTTCGGTCGCTGATGAAAACAAAATTACCTTTCAAACAGCCAGGGTCTAGTTGGTTTTAG